The Candidatus Eremiobacterota bacterium genome contains a region encoding:
- a CDS encoding cytochrome c3 family protein, with the protein MKKGEKAKLRAVFLVAAMTGLAALALISMIHASGLVDLTYKCPTAGDVIYRHSTHATEQRLLCKDCHIGIFQMKQGTSGMTNDTINTGEHCGKCHNGERCFSVKAEADCKRCHQPKS; encoded by the coding sequence ATGAAAAAGGGCGAAAAGGCGAAATTACGGGCTGTTTTTCTTGTCGCGGCAATGACGGGCCTCGCTGCACTGGCCCTCATATCAATGATACATGCAAGCGGCCTTGTCGATCTCACCTACAAATGCCCTACGGCGGGCGATGTGATATACAGGCATTCAACCCACGCGACGGAGCAGAGACTGCTCTGCAAGGACTGCCACATCGGCATTTTCCAGATGAAGCAGGGCACCTCGGGGATGACCAACGACACCATAAACACCGGCGAGCACTGCGGGAAATGCCATAACGGCGAAAGATGCTTTTCAGTAAAGGCTGAGGCTGACTGCAAGAGGTGCCATCAGCCCAAATCCTGA
- a CDS encoding glycoside hydrolase family 5 protein encodes MKKLCALGILLILFSFACVPCFAAGHGFVSLKGAEIAAPGGSPLLLKGISLGNWLLPEGYMLKFEEISSPRLLNDLLCELVGPGEARRFWKDYRAAYISKKDIMLIRKLGFNMIRVPFNYRLFTPEDHPGIWLDEGFTLLDQVVSWAQEAGLMVILDMHGAPGGQTGENIDDGWGTPWLFESPECQERTIALWKKLAERYKASRTVIGYELLNEPVPDFEGYGRYEASLEPLYRRITEAIRTVDRDHLIILGGSRWCTNFECFGKPFDSKLVYTFHHYWADPSEKSLQKALAFREKYGVPLWMGESGENTDQWIEAYRKSLEKHRIGWSFWPYKKMDSPSCVATFPKPRVWEELVSYAEKYRGASWKERRLHRPSPQMCRKALDELLEKAKVEHCIINRGFLKALGLEEPAGQ; translated from the coding sequence ATGAAGAAACTCTGTGCCCTTGGCATTCTGCTCATCCTGTTTTCTTTTGCCTGTGTTCCTTGTTTTGCCGCCGGCCACGGTTTTGTATCGCTGAAGGGCGCCGAGATAGCGGCGCCTGGCGGCTCTCCGCTTCTCTTGAAAGGCATCTCGCTGGGGAACTGGCTTCTCCCCGAGGGCTACATGCTCAAGTTCGAGGAAATCTCGTCGCCCCGCCTGCTGAACGACCTTCTCTGTGAGCTTGTCGGCCCCGGTGAAGCACGGAGGTTCTGGAAAGACTACCGTGCCGCCTATATCAGCAAAAAGGATATCATGCTGATCCGGAAACTGGGATTCAATATGATAAGGGTGCCTTTCAACTACCGCCTCTTCACCCCCGAGGATCATCCCGGCATATGGCTTGACGAAGGATTCACGCTCCTCGATCAGGTGGTCTCCTGGGCTCAAGAGGCAGGGCTCATGGTGATTCTTGACATGCACGGCGCCCCGGGAGGCCAGACGGGAGAGAATATCGATGACGGGTGGGGGACACCATGGCTTTTTGAAAGCCCCGAATGCCAGGAGCGGACCATCGCCCTCTGGAAGAAGCTTGCTGAGCGCTACAAAGCCAGCAGGACCGTCATCGGCTATGAGCTCCTGAACGAGCCTGTCCCTGATTTTGAAGGCTACGGGCGCTATGAGGCCTCCCTCGAGCCGCTCTACAGGAGGATCACTGAAGCCATCCGCACTGTTGACAGGGACCATCTCATCATTCTTGGAGGCTCCCGGTGGTGCACCAATTTTGAGTGCTTCGGAAAACCCTTCGATTCGAAGCTTGTCTATACGTTCCACCACTACTGGGCTGATCCTTCGGAGAAAAGCCTGCAGAAAGCTCTTGCCTTCAGAGAAAAATACGGCGTCCCGCTCTGGATGGGCGAATCCGGGGAAAACACCGATCAATGGATTGAGGCTTACAGAAAATCCCTGGAAAAGCACCGCATCGGCTGGTCTTTCTGGCCTTATAAGAAAATGGACTCTCCCTCATGCGTGGCCACCTTCCCAAAGCCCCGGGTGTGGGAAGAGCTGGTGAGCTATGCCGAAAAATACCGGGGCGCCTCATGGAAAGAGAGACGCCTTCACCGGCCTTCGCCACAGATGTGCAGGAAAGCCCTTGATGAGCTCCTGGAGAAGGCAAAGGTGGAGCACTGCATCATCAACAGGGGATTCCTGAAAGCCCTGGGCCTGGAAGAGCCGGCAGGTCAATGA
- the ccsB gene encoding c-type cytochrome biogenesis protein CcsB, which translates to MPQSIKMHPLEPLSFQAFFGLYFLSLVAYLFYAFTKRESAGKAATALLVLGLLANTVNLVARGIEAGRVPFANLYESLLIFIWGIALCLLWCTLRWRIHLAGALVMPLVFAMACFALTVDSEIEPLMPALRSNWITYHVATAIVAYGAFAYSFALAVIYLIREHMEKDGSSSPLLERLPGLEKLDRLIYKVIAFGFPFLVLLIITGAIWAERAWGRYWSWDPKETWSLITMFIYAGFLHARFFLKWRGRTTALFAIIGFASVVFCYLGVNLLLPGLHSYGRR; encoded by the coding sequence ATGCCGCAGAGCATTAAAATGCATCCACTTGAGCCCCTTTCGTTCCAGGCTTTCTTCGGGCTCTATTTTCTGAGCCTCGTGGCGTATCTCTTTTATGCCTTTACGAAAAGGGAATCAGCGGGAAAGGCGGCAACGGCGCTCCTCGTTCTGGGGCTTCTCGCCAACACGGTAAACCTGGTCGCGCGGGGCATCGAGGCCGGCAGGGTCCCCTTCGCCAACCTTTATGAATCCCTTCTCATCTTTATCTGGGGCATAGCCCTCTGCCTGCTGTGGTGCACCCTGCGATGGAGGATCCACCTTGCAGGCGCCCTGGTGATGCCCCTCGTGTTTGCCATGGCATGCTTCGCCCTCACGGTGGACTCGGAGATAGAGCCCCTCATGCCAGCCCTTCGCAGCAACTGGATCACTTACCATGTCGCCACTGCAATAGTCGCTTACGGGGCTTTTGCATACTCTTTTGCACTGGCGGTCATTTACCTCATCAGGGAGCATATGGAGAAAGACGGCAGCAGCAGTCCGCTCCTGGAGAGGCTCCCCGGGCTGGAGAAGCTTGACAGGCTCATTTACAAGGTTATTGCCTTCGGCTTCCCCTTCCTTGTGCTCCTCATCATTACAGGGGCCATCTGGGCGGAAAGGGCCTGGGGGCGGTACTGGTCCTGGGATCCCAAGGAAACGTGGTCCCTCATCACCATGTTCATCTATGCCGGCTTTCTCCACGCGCGGTTTTTTCTGAAATGGCGCGGGAGAACCACGGCATTATTTGCAATAATCGGCTTCGCGAGCGTGGTGTTCTGCTACCTGGGCGTGAATCTTCTCCTTCCCGGCCTCCACAGCTATGGAAGAAGGTAA
- a CDS encoding cytochrome c biogenesis protein ResB, with protein MREPSPAEGHESSGRSSFFQRLWTSAGSARTAVFLLCILAFLSALGTLIPQNESGEFYAGKYGMLPGRLIIASSLDTMYYAWWFLLLLVLVAINLVVSNMKRLETLRGLSKKKGAAAPGRAYFLNSPLAVRFTAKDDDEKIRADLEQALRRLGYRLKREPRGDEVCYLAEKGALRRWGSLVTHTGILIVFLGVIYGHWPGNGFSGTAHMTPHGEDSLFELTQAGFSLKMLDTGSKSDEKGRPLDYFSIVEVQKEGKKVLGHTIRVNDPLEFEGVKFYQSDFGVLGFYLDVEGPDGVAQNVPVHLTMEGAPDMDLPIEVPGTDLSLFLHRYIPDGQGAEVFLYEHFVMDSYNKWVAKGWVSKGTPLSYKGYRISMGNQVCYSGLQYRKDPGVPLVWAGFFLMILGLALSFYVTEKTIHILVLPGEGEHSILAVTHSPADEDFDEELSALRKSWKEH; from the coding sequence GTGAGGGAGCCTTCCCCGGCTGAAGGACATGAGAGCTCCGGCAGGAGCTCTTTTTTTCAGAGACTGTGGACCTCCGCCGGCTCGGCAAGGACTGCAGTTTTTCTTCTCTGCATTCTCGCTTTCCTCTCTGCCCTGGGCACCCTGATACCGCAGAATGAGAGCGGTGAATTCTATGCCGGGAAGTACGGCATGCTCCCGGGAAGGCTTATCATAGCTTCCTCCCTGGACACCATGTATTATGCATGGTGGTTTCTGCTGCTCCTTGTGCTTGTGGCCATAAACCTCGTCGTATCCAACATGAAGCGCCTTGAGACCCTGCGCGGGCTCTCAAAAAAAAAGGGCGCAGCCGCACCAGGCAGGGCTTACTTCCTTAACTCACCTCTGGCGGTCAGGTTCACCGCCAAAGATGATGATGAAAAAATCAGGGCAGACCTGGAGCAGGCGCTCCGCCGCCTGGGATACAGGCTGAAGAGAGAACCCCGGGGCGATGAGGTCTGTTACCTTGCTGAAAAAGGCGCCCTGCGGCGCTGGGGCTCCCTCGTGACCCACACAGGCATTCTCATCGTCTTTCTGGGAGTCATCTACGGACACTGGCCCGGCAATGGATTTTCAGGAACAGCCCATATGACGCCTCATGGGGAGGACTCGCTCTTTGAACTCACGCAGGCCGGGTTTTCCCTGAAAATGCTCGACACAGGATCAAAGAGCGACGAGAAGGGAAGGCCTCTTGATTATTTCAGCATCGTAGAGGTGCAGAAAGAGGGGAAAAAGGTCCTGGGCCATACCATCAGGGTCAATGATCCCCTGGAGTTCGAGGGAGTGAAGTTCTACCAGTCTGACTTCGGGGTCCTGGGATTTTACCTCGATGTTGAGGGACCCGACGGGGTGGCCCAAAACGTCCCAGTGCACCTCACCATGGAGGGCGCTCCCGACATGGACCTGCCCATCGAGGTGCCCGGTACGGACCTCTCCCTGTTTCTCCACCGGTATATTCCCGACGGACAAGGAGCCGAAGTCTTCCTTTATGAGCACTTCGTGATGGATTCCTATAATAAATGGGTGGCAAAAGGATGGGTAAGCAAGGGGACTCCTCTCAGCTACAAGGGCTACAGGATATCCATGGGGAATCAGGTCTGCTACTCAGGCCTCCAGTACCGCAAGGACCCGGGAGTTCCCCTCGTCTGGGCAGGGTTCTTCCTCATGATCCTGGGGCTTGCACTCTCTTTTTATGTGACAGAAAAGACCATCCATATCCTTGTTCTTCCAGGGGAAGGTGAGCACAGCATTCTTGCCGTGACTCATTCCCCTGCCGATGAAGACTTTGACGAAGAGCTTTCCGCGTTGCGGAAGTCCTGGAAGGAGCACTGA
- a CDS encoding NapC/NirT family cytochrome c encodes MDKDNGKKILPGPGESLWKRGITLPFIRKTVSLRLLLLLVLFGALAGVLSFLLAVRQTSSPTFCFSCHEMGIYYESWKNSPHKDLQCVQCHISPGTKNLVVHKTKSLKQVYVHFKGVKPGDIKGHVPDVNCTQCHKESPELVEYHSLKITHKKHLTLGVKCVFCHKNVVHGAGSDFLHNPTMATCITCHDGKKTSNKCSVCHVGEIERDRRGYQEKWVTNHKRNIKESGEESCKRCHHKDYCTNCHKSIFPHSRDFESSPHIADAKKDESRCKRCHDKQFCDACHDMKWQHPIDWMRTHVSDAEKKRKKCDECHKQDFCDDCHTKLAQHQTGYEAKHAAEARQHPGRCKSCHEESYCVKCHEHSVPVSHGEKGWMGKHKKEGAKKNAQCSLCHKQDFCVKCHKTSRPSTHNDAWTEKHGGAAQQDRKACRLCHDSDSSCDQCHTLSMPHSGQWMATHRSRTGEGFCLRCHTEKECASCHRSKKPSSHGRSWEKSHGAALMAGKENCFKCHAREACDRCHGLALPHPGNWGIDHKAAYTKKETMCLRCHKKEECVACHRSVTPPSHKGKMWKKEHKSSKGRESQCALCHTATGRQSACKTCHGGIELPHAKNYGMDHGKESREKSSSCIKCHTREECLKCHQAMPPSNHKEEWKLRLHKQDALKRKDLCKACHDAGECRKCHPEEKSKIK; translated from the coding sequence ATGGACAAGGATAACGGCAAGAAAATCCTCCCGGGTCCGGGCGAGAGCCTCTGGAAGCGGGGAATCACCCTCCCTTTCATCAGGAAGACAGTGAGCCTCAGGCTCCTCCTCCTGCTGGTCCTTTTCGGCGCTCTTGCAGGTGTTCTCTCCTTCCTGCTGGCGGTCCGGCAGACCAGCAGCCCCACCTTCTGCTTCAGCTGCCATGAAATGGGCATCTACTATGAATCATGGAAGAACTCTCCCCATAAGGATCTCCAGTGCGTCCAGTGCCATATCTCACCGGGCACGAAGAACCTTGTGGTTCACAAGACCAAAAGCCTCAAGCAGGTATATGTCCACTTCAAAGGCGTGAAACCGGGGGACATCAAGGGACATGTTCCCGACGTCAACTGCACGCAGTGCCATAAAGAATCTCCCGAGCTCGTGGAGTACCATTCTCTCAAGATCACCCATAAAAAGCATCTCACCCTGGGCGTCAAATGCGTGTTCTGCCACAAGAACGTCGTCCACGGCGCCGGTTCCGATTTCCTGCACAATCCCACGATGGCCACGTGCATCACCTGCCATGACGGCAAGAAAACCTCCAACAAGTGCAGCGTCTGTCATGTGGGAGAAATCGAGCGGGATCGAAGGGGATACCAGGAGAAATGGGTCACGAACCACAAGCGCAATATCAAGGAATCTGGCGAGGAATCGTGCAAGCGATGCCATCACAAGGACTACTGCACGAACTGCCATAAAAGCATATTCCCCCATTCCAGGGATTTTGAGAGCTCTCCCCACATAGCGGACGCGAAAAAGGACGAGAGCCGATGCAAAAGATGCCATGACAAGCAGTTCTGCGATGCCTGCCACGACATGAAGTGGCAGCACCCCATAGACTGGATGAGAACCCATGTCAGTGATGCCGAGAAGAAGAGGAAAAAGTGCGATGAATGCCATAAGCAGGATTTCTGCGACGACTGCCACACAAAGCTTGCACAGCACCAGACGGGCTATGAGGCAAAACACGCCGCCGAGGCCAGGCAGCACCCGGGCCGGTGCAAGAGCTGCCATGAAGAGAGCTACTGCGTGAAATGCCACGAGCACTCAGTTCCGGTCTCCCATGGGGAAAAGGGGTGGATGGGAAAGCATAAGAAAGAGGGGGCGAAGAAGAACGCCCAGTGCTCTCTCTGCCATAAGCAGGATTTCTGCGTGAAATGCCACAAGACCAGCAGGCCATCAACTCACAATGATGCGTGGACTGAAAAGCACGGTGGAGCAGCGCAACAGGACAGGAAAGCATGCAGGCTCTGCCACGACAGTGACTCCTCCTGTGACCAGTGTCATACCCTCTCAATGCCGCACAGCGGGCAGTGGATGGCCACCCACCGCTCACGGACCGGCGAGGGATTCTGCCTGCGCTGCCACACTGAAAAGGAATGTGCGTCGTGCCACAGGTCCAAAAAGCCTTCATCCCATGGAAGGAGCTGGGAGAAAAGCCACGGGGCGGCGTTAATGGCGGGAAAGGAGAACTGCTTCAAATGCCACGCCAGGGAAGCCTGCGACCGCTGCCATGGCCTTGCCCTGCCGCATCCAGGGAACTGGGGCATTGATCACAAGGCCGCCTACACGAAAAAGGAGACCATGTGCCTGCGCTGCCACAAAAAGGAGGAATGCGTCGCCTGCCACAGGAGTGTGACCCCCCCGTCCCATAAAGGCAAAATGTGGAAGAAAGAGCATAAGAGCTCCAAGGGAAGGGAATCGCAGTGCGCCCTGTGCCATACCGCGACAGGGAGGCAGAGCGCCTGTAAAACTTGCCACGGAGGCATTGAGCTGCCCCATGCGAAGAATTACGGCATGGATCATGGGAAGGAATCCAGGGAAAAGTCTTCGAGCTGCATCAAGTGTCACACGCGGGAGGAATGCCTGAAATGCCACCAGGCCATGCCGCCTTCCAACCACAAGGAGGAGTGGAAATTAAGGCTTCACAAGCAGGACGCCCTCAAGAGGAAGGATCTGTGCAAGGCCTGCCATGATGCCGGAGAATGCAGAAAGTGCCATCCGGAGGAAAAATCAAAAATTAAATGA
- a CDS encoding gamma-aminobutyraldehyde dehydrogenase produces MVSTKVLDYKLFIGGEWVASGSGETMKVINPATGEEIARVASATAEDVNKAVAAARAAFEDGRWSGLSPGERSMLLWKFAAALEEKAMELADLETLHSGKPVKLTRNSDIPFAIDNLRFFAGACRALEGRSTAEYVTGYTSMIRREPLGVVASIAPWNYPFLMAIWKIGPALAAGNTVVLKPASITPLTSLELAKIAHEAGIPPGVLNVITGRGEIVGSALAGHMDVDMVSLTGDTATGRRIMTAASGSLKRVHLELGGKAALIVYDDADLDAAARGAVVAGFVNTGQDCTAATRIYAHESVFQSVVDRMVELTKQVRLGDPKDEKTDMGPLSSEGHLKNVSSFVERARKAGATILVGGQQARGAGLDKGFYYEPTLVTGLPQDAELVRNEVFGPVMVLLPFKTEDEVIAKANDVIFGLASSVWTKDIYKAMNTARRLDFGTVWINDHLPLASEMPHGGFKQSGFGKDMSMYSLDEYTRIKHVMADLGGQVRKGWHFTIFGDQEA; encoded by the coding sequence ATGGTATCGACTAAAGTTCTGGATTACAAGCTCTTTATAGGGGGAGAATGGGTTGCCTCAGGCTCCGGTGAGACCATGAAGGTCATTAACCCAGCAACCGGCGAGGAAATTGCCCGTGTCGCCTCTGCAACGGCTGAGGACGTGAACAAGGCCGTTGCGGCCGCGCGGGCAGCCTTTGAGGATGGCCGGTGGAGTGGCCTCTCTCCAGGGGAGCGCTCCATGCTGCTGTGGAAATTCGCCGCAGCCCTGGAAGAAAAAGCCATGGAGCTTGCGGACCTTGAGACGCTGCACTCGGGCAAGCCTGTGAAGCTCACCCGGAACAGCGACATACCTTTCGCCATTGATAACCTGCGCTTTTTCGCGGGAGCCTGCCGCGCCCTTGAAGGGCGCTCCACTGCGGAATATGTGACTGGCTATACCAGCATGATCCGCCGCGAGCCCCTTGGCGTCGTGGCGTCAATCGCGCCCTGGAACTATCCCTTCCTGATGGCCATCTGGAAAATAGGGCCGGCACTGGCAGCCGGGAATACCGTCGTGCTGAAGCCCGCTTCAATTACCCCCCTCACTTCCCTCGAGCTCGCAAAAATAGCCCACGAGGCAGGGATTCCCCCAGGCGTCCTGAACGTGATCACGGGCCGCGGGGAGATAGTGGGCTCCGCTCTTGCAGGCCATATGGATGTCGATATGGTTTCACTCACGGGCGACACCGCCACCGGCCGGCGCATAATGACCGCAGCTTCCGGCTCATTGAAGCGCGTGCACCTGGAGCTGGGCGGCAAGGCTGCCCTTATCGTTTATGATGACGCCGATCTCGACGCCGCTGCCCGGGGAGCGGTTGTCGCAGGCTTTGTCAATACCGGCCAGGATTGCACTGCCGCCACCAGGATATATGCCCACGAGAGCGTTTTCCAGTCCGTGGTGGACCGCATGGTGGAGCTTACAAAGCAGGTCCGCCTAGGTGATCCCAAGGATGAGAAGACTGACATGGGGCCACTCTCGTCAGAGGGGCACCTCAAGAACGTGTCGTCCTTCGTGGAGCGGGCCCGGAAAGCCGGAGCTACCATCCTTGTGGGAGGCCAGCAGGCCCGGGGGGCCGGGCTTGATAAAGGATTTTACTATGAGCCCACCCTTGTGACGGGCCTCCCCCAGGATGCAGAGCTGGTCCGGAACGAAGTCTTCGGTCCCGTCATGGTGCTTCTCCCTTTCAAGACCGAAGATGAGGTAATCGCCAAGGCGAACGATGTAATCTTCGGACTCGCGAGCAGCGTCTGGACAAAGGACATCTATAAGGCCATGAATACGGCGCGGCGCCTTGACTTCGGCACAGTCTGGATAAATGATCACCTGCCGCTTGCCTCGGAAATGCCCCATGGCGGTTTCAAGCAAAGCGGCTTCGGCAAGGATATGTCCATGTATTCCCTTGATGAATACACGCGAATCAAGCATGTGATGGCCGACCTGGGCGGGCAGGTCCGCAAGGGCTGGCATTTCACCATCTTCGGCGACCAGGAGGCATAG
- a CDS encoding MoaD/ThiS family protein — MKITLILNGHLRHFRGKREEVVELSGGESLGEVLERLAIPHGDVMALVIDGKRFDYAHVPQEGSVVEVIPSISGG, encoded by the coding sequence ATGAAAATAACCCTTATTCTTAACGGACATCTGAGGCACTTCAGGGGAAAGAGGGAAGAGGTGGTGGAGCTTTCAGGCGGCGAGTCTCTCGGAGAGGTGCTGGAAAGGCTCGCCATTCCTCATGGCGATGTAATGGCCCTGGTGATTGACGGGAAAAGATTTGACTACGCCCATGTTCCACAAGAAGGCTCCGTGGTGGAGGTCATCCCTTCAATCTCCGGCGGATAG
- a CDS encoding aldehyde ferredoxin oxidoreductase family protein, which yields MDKVNRKRSLCNGKIVEVNLASLTSRVIEIPLQWYRDFLAGSGMGVRVLFEEHKVPLEPLAPESPLLFMKGLFNGTKIPSSSRVTACARSPLTGIWAESCSGGLWGAELAFTGYDGILVRGKAPHPVYLWINDSAVEIRRAEHLWGLDTFEASDQILKETRSDAKVASIGRAGELGVAFASIMLDGIHARAMGRSGMGAVMGSKNLKSIALKGSQPVETENAEELLKVIKAEVPLMVKNAQGLRNWSTAGGVETIEFLGDLPIKNWQLGSWVEGAKKIAGQAYLPTLLDHHATCYSCAIRCAKIVKVKEGPYKGIYGHGPEYETLAGFGSNLLNENPEVIIAANDLCNRLGMDTISSSSMIAFAMEAYEKGIINSTTADGLTLEWGRGEAIVELTRRIALREGAFARLLGEGVKKAAAHFGGATGDFAIHTKGQEFPYHDPRAFTCMAANYATANRGACHLEALSYFLGRGVPLPDLGFATPPDPHINEGKGHVAYLMQNYMSCFNPLGLCKFIFTAQVGPSQIARWLSLSTGWPVGQDELMKTGERIFTLKRLFNNRLGITKKDDIIPRRLQKEPRPSGRAAGVLPDLPLILEEYYRLRRWDDDGIPTPQLLKDLGLEQCESHTRKA from the coding sequence GTGGACAAGGTGAACAGGAAACGCTCTCTCTGCAATGGAAAGATCGTGGAGGTCAATCTTGCTTCTCTCACTTCAAGGGTGATTGAGATTCCCCTCCAGTGGTACCGGGACTTCCTGGCGGGAAGCGGCATGGGAGTGAGAGTCCTTTTTGAAGAGCACAAGGTGCCCCTTGAGCCCCTCGCGCCTGAAAGCCCGCTCCTCTTCATGAAAGGCCTCTTCAACGGTACAAAGATCCCATCCTCTTCGCGCGTAACCGCATGTGCACGCTCCCCCCTCACGGGAATCTGGGCTGAGTCCTGCAGCGGCGGTCTATGGGGCGCAGAGCTTGCCTTTACAGGGTATGACGGGATCCTTGTGAGGGGTAAGGCGCCGCACCCCGTCTATCTCTGGATCAACGATTCTGCCGTTGAAATCCGCCGCGCGGAGCATCTCTGGGGACTTGACACCTTTGAAGCCTCCGACCAGATTTTAAAAGAAACCCGGAGTGATGCGAAAGTCGCAAGCATAGGAAGGGCAGGGGAGCTCGGTGTGGCCTTTGCCTCCATAATGCTTGACGGAATCCACGCGAGAGCCATGGGGCGCTCCGGCATGGGAGCCGTCATGGGCTCAAAGAACCTCAAGTCCATTGCGCTGAAGGGCTCGCAGCCTGTCGAGACTGAGAATGCTGAAGAGCTGCTCAAGGTTATCAAGGCTGAAGTCCCCCTCATGGTGAAGAACGCCCAGGGACTCCGCAACTGGAGCACCGCAGGCGGCGTCGAGACAATTGAGTTCCTTGGAGACCTTCCCATCAAGAACTGGCAGCTTGGAAGCTGGGTGGAAGGGGCAAAGAAAATCGCGGGGCAGGCTTATCTTCCAACCCTTCTTGATCATCACGCCACCTGCTATTCATGCGCCATAAGGTGCGCAAAGATTGTGAAAGTGAAGGAGGGGCCTTACAAGGGAATTTACGGCCACGGGCCCGAGTATGAGACCCTTGCAGGCTTCGGATCAAACCTGTTGAATGAGAATCCCGAGGTTATTATCGCTGCGAATGATCTCTGCAACCGCCTCGGTATGGATACGATATCGTCGAGCTCAATGATTGCCTTCGCCATGGAGGCTTATGAAAAAGGGATAATAAACAGCACCACTGCCGACGGTCTTACCCTGGAATGGGGGAGGGGAGAGGCCATTGTGGAGCTTACCCGCAGAATCGCGCTACGTGAAGGAGCTTTTGCCCGCCTGCTGGGTGAGGGAGTGAAGAAGGCCGCTGCCCATTTCGGGGGAGCCACCGGGGATTTTGCCATTCACACCAAGGGACAGGAATTCCCTTACCACGATCCCAGGGCCTTCACCTGCATGGCTGCTAATTACGCCACGGCGAACCGCGGCGCCTGTCACCTGGAAGCGCTCAGTTACTTCCTCGGGAGAGGAGTGCCCCTTCCCGATCTTGGCTTCGCCACGCCGCCCGATCCCCATATCAATGAAGGCAAGGGCCATGTTGCCTACCTGATGCAGAATTATATGTCCTGCTTCAACCCCCTGGGGCTCTGCAAGTTTATTTTTACGGCCCAGGTGGGCCCCTCGCAGATTGCCCGGTGGCTCTCCCTCTCGACGGGATGGCCTGTCGGGCAGGACGAGCTGATGAAGACCGGGGAGCGGATTTTCACTCTCAAGAGACTGTTCAACAACAGGCTGGGAATCACAAAAAAGGACGATATCATCCCACGGAGGCTTCAGAAAGAGCCCAGGCCGTCGGGACGGGCTGCCGGAGTTCTCCCCGATCTGCCTCTCATCCTGGAGGAATATTACCGCCTGAGGAGGTGGGATGATGACGGCATTCCCACCCCGCAGCTCCTGAAGGACCTGGGACTGGAGCAGTGTGAAAGCCATACCCGCAAGGCATGA